From Acidobacteriota bacterium, the proteins below share one genomic window:
- a CDS encoding S8 family serine peptidase → MRRLTIIGIILLLAGTLHAAPRKVSRDVDRGIADGNVDVIVQFKEHPRAEQLEEMRGKGAELKAELRSVRGALFSMPAAALEGLSHNPNVRYISPDRSLNGVLDYSLAAVGAEYAEKYGFDGSGIGIAVIDSGVFAHDDLVDPATNRSKVRYSRSLIGGSSGADPFGHGTHVAGILAAQGSSHGVAPGAHLFDLRALNPAGAGTDSSVIAAIDMAILYKDKLNIRVINLSLSRGIFESYELDPLCQAVEAAYEAGIVVVVSAGNSGRYDKDGRKGYGTIGSPGNDPYVITVGAMNAMGTFGRTDDLIASYSSKGPTAIDHVIKPDLVAPGNKVVSLNSPGSTLATNRPQKVVGGNRIEVSGTSMAAPVVAGAVALLLEQDPSLTPDQVKARLMKTASKAFPTTSTATDPVTGDSYTSQYDIFTVGAGYVDIAAALNNSETSSGVALSPSASYDPATGIVTLVHGNSLLWGDGVIWGDAVIWGDGVIWGDAVIWGDGVIWGDGVIWGDSVIWGDGVIWGDGVIWGDGVIWGDASDASADGDE, encoded by the coding sequence ATGCGACGACTGACAATCATTGGAATCATCCTGCTGCTGGCCGGCACCCTTCACGCGGCGCCGCGCAAAGTTTCCCGGGATGTCGATCGCGGCATCGCCGACGGAAACGTCGACGTGATCGTGCAGTTCAAGGAGCACCCGCGAGCCGAGCAACTGGAAGAGATGCGTGGCAAGGGTGCCGAGCTGAAAGCCGAACTTCGGTCGGTCCGTGGCGCCCTGTTCTCGATGCCCGCCGCGGCTCTCGAGGGCCTGTCGCACAACCCGAACGTCCGGTACATCTCGCCCGATCGCTCGTTGAACGGCGTTCTGGACTACTCCCTGGCCGCCGTCGGGGCGGAATACGCCGAGAAGTACGGATTCGACGGCAGCGGAATCGGCATCGCCGTCATCGACAGCGGCGTCTTCGCACACGATGACCTGGTCGATCCGGCTACGAATCGCTCCAAGGTCCGTTACAGCCGCAGCCTGATCGGAGGCTCGTCCGGTGCCGATCCGTTCGGGCACGGAACCCACGTGGCCGGCATCCTGGCTGCCCAGGGTTCCTCCCACGGGGTCGCCCCCGGAGCGCACCTGTTCGACCTGCGCGCACTCAACCCCGCCGGCGCCGGCACGGACAGTTCCGTGATTGCCGCCATCGACATGGCCATCCTCTACAAAGATAAGCTGAACATCCGTGTCATCAATCTGTCGTTGAGCCGCGGCATCTTCGAGAGCTACGAGCTCGACCCGTTGTGCCAGGCGGTCGAGGCTGCCTACGAAGCGGGCATCGTCGTCGTTGTATCGGCCGGCAACTCCGGTCGTTACGACAAAGACGGTCGCAAGGGATACGGGACGATCGGCTCGCCCGGCAACGACCCCTACGTCATTACCGTCGGCGCGATGAACGCGATGGGCACGTTCGGTCGGACCGACGATCTGATCGCCAGCTACAGCTCCAAGGGGCCGACGGCGATCGACCATGTGATCAAGCCGGATCTCGTGGCTCCCGGCAACAAGGTGGTCTCGCTCAACTCTCCCGGCTCGACCCTGGCCACGAACCGACCTCAGAAGGTCGTGGGCGGAAACCGCATCGAGGTCAGCGGCACGAGCATGGCGGCTCCGGTCGTCGCCGGCGCGGTTGCGCTGTTGCTGGAGCAGGATCCGTCGTTGACGCCGGACCAGGTCAAGGCACGGCTGATGAAGACCGCGTCGAAGGCTTTTCCGACCACCAGCACGGCGACCGATCCGGTCACCGGCGATAGCTACACCAGCCAGTACGACATCTTCACCGTTGGCGCCGGCTACGTCGATATCGCCGCGGCACTGAACAACTCCGAGACCAGTTCCGGCGTCGCGCTGTCGCCGAGCGCCTCCTACGACCCCGCGACCGGCATAGTGACCCTCGTGCACGGCAACTCCCTGCTCTGGGGCGACGGCGTCATCTGGGGCGACGCGGTCATCTGGGGCGACGGTGTCATCTGGGGCGACGCGGTCATCTGGGGCGACGGTGTCATCTGGGGCGACGGCGTCATCTGGGGTGACTCGGTCATCTGGGGCGACGGTGTCATCTGGGGCGACGGTGTCATCTGGGGCGACGGCGTCATCTGGGGCGATGCCTCCGACGCCAGCGCGGATGGAGACGAGTGA
- a CDS encoding TonB-dependent receptor: protein MKRSLAWSAMLIGALAIGPPVTAEEPPGNVDLRSLSLEELMHVEITSVSKKSERLFDASAAVFVITNEDIERYGATTIPEALRLAPGLEVARIDGNKWAVTSRGFNGQYANKLLVLIDGRTVYTPLFSGIFWEIQDVFLKDVDRIEVIRGPGATLWGANAVNGIINIITKSSADTPGNLLLAGSGTFESGLAGFRHGGTLGDAGHYRAFVKYHRRDELDLPTGGSGDDASETLRVGFRADWNASERDKLTVQGDYYDGEIGQTYTLIDSFIPPFTSSFGFDAEVSGANVLARWTHNHSDTTNRTLQVYYDRTERDDAFASETGSTFDVELQGGRTLGKHSLVTGLGYRRTTSDIQGSFTFSTDPPRRSDDLFNLFLHDDVMLRPDHLRLTLGAKLEHNDYTGLEFQPNVRLLWTPNDRHSFWAAASRAVRTPSRGETEARLLLDALPPDTVFPGAPSALIAFTGSPDVDSEDLLALEVGCRFVWRDELSLDFTTFYNRYDSLINLEPGAPFLEPQPVPLYLVLPMLPDNKSSGHTFGAELVLDWQPLPRWRIRTNLTTLHLHLKLDADSMAVTSPDQGTEGWSPDYQWSVRSSVDLPHDLDFDLFLRHVDELPTLGVERYTALDGRLAWRASPTVQIELVGRNLTDSDSVEFVTSFINTASTVPGRSVHATVFWSF from the coding sequence ATGAAGCGATCACTGGCATGGTCCGCGATGCTGATCGGGGCACTCGCAATCGGCCCGCCTGTAACGGCCGAGGAACCGCCGGGCAACGTGGACCTGAGATCTCTCAGCCTGGAAGAGCTGATGCACGTCGAGATCACGTCGGTCTCAAAAAAGAGCGAGCGACTCTTCGACGCCTCCGCCGCGGTGTTCGTGATTACGAACGAAGACATCGAGCGCTACGGCGCCACGACGATTCCCGAGGCACTGCGCCTGGCACCGGGCCTCGAGGTCGCGCGTATCGACGGCAACAAGTGGGCCGTCACCTCGCGGGGGTTCAATGGTCAATACGCCAACAAGCTGCTCGTACTGATCGACGGCCGGACCGTCTATACGCCGTTGTTTTCCGGAATCTTCTGGGAAATCCAGGACGTATTCCTGAAGGATGTCGATCGCATCGAGGTTATCCGCGGCCCCGGTGCGACACTGTGGGGCGCCAACGCGGTCAACGGCATCATCAACATCATCACCAAGTCGAGTGCCGACACCCCGGGGAACCTGCTGCTCGCCGGGAGCGGGACGTTCGAAAGCGGGTTGGCCGGTTTTCGGCACGGCGGCACACTCGGCGATGCGGGCCACTATCGCGCCTTCGTCAAGTATCACCGGCGCGACGAGTTGGATCTGCCGACGGGGGGTTCCGGGGACGACGCATCCGAGACACTGCGCGTCGGATTCCGTGCCGACTGGAACGCGAGCGAGCGGGACAAGCTGACCGTGCAGGGCGACTACTACGACGGCGAGATCGGTCAGACCTATACCCTGATCGACTCGTTCATCCCGCCGTTCACCAGTAGCTTCGGTTTCGATGCCGAGGTCTCGGGCGCCAACGTTCTGGCGCGCTGGACCCACAACCACTCGGATACGACGAATCGCACGCTGCAGGTCTACTATGACCGGACGGAACGCGACGACGCGTTCGCCTCGGAAACCGGCAGCACCTTCGACGTGGAACTCCAGGGAGGGCGGACGCTGGGTAAGCATTCTCTGGTGACAGGCCTGGGCTACCGGCGCACAACGAGCGACATCCAGGGTAGCTTCACCTTCAGCACCGATCCACCGCGACGAAGCGACGATCTCTTCAACCTCTTCCTGCATGACGATGTGATGCTTCGTCCGGACCACCTGCGTTTGACGCTAGGTGCCAAGCTCGAACACAACGACTACACCGGCCTGGAGTTTCAGCCGAACGTCCGGCTGCTCTGGACACCCAACGATCGCCACAGCTTCTGGGCCGCCGCGTCGCGCGCGGTACGCACGCCTTCCCGCGGTGAGACCGAGGCACGGCTGCTGCTCGATGCGCTGCCTCCGGATACGGTCTTTCCCGGCGCCCCCAGCGCGTTGATCGCCTTCACGGGCAGCCCGGATGTGGACTCCGAGGACCTGCTGGCTCTCGAGGTCGGCTGCCGATTTGTCTGGCGCGACGAGCTCTCGCTCGATTTCACGACGTTCTACAACCGCTATGACTCTCTGATCAACCTCGAACCGGGGGCGCCGTTTCTCGAGCCGCAACCGGTGCCGTTATATCTGGTCTTACCCATGCTGCCCGACAACAAGAGCAGTGGTCACACCTTCGGCGCAGAACTGGTGCTGGACTGGCAGCCGCTGCCGCGTTGGCGCATCCGCACCAATCTCACAACGCTGCACCTGCACCTGAAACTCGACGCCGACAGCATGGCCGTCACGTCTCCGGATCAAGGCACGGAGGGCTGGAGCCCCGACTATCAGTGGTCCGTCCGGTCGTCCGTCGATCTACCGCACGATCTCGACTTCGACCTGTTCCTGCGACACGTCGACGAGCTGCCCACGCTGGGCGTCGAGCGCTACACCGCGCTGGACGGGCGACTGGCCTGGCGGGCGAGTCCCACGGTGCAAATCGAGCTGGTCGGTCGAAACCTGACGGACAGCGACAGCGTCGAGTTCGTCACGTCGTTCATCAATACCGCCTCCACGGTGCCCGGGCGCAGTGTCCACGCCACCGTGTTCTGGAGCTTCTAG
- a CDS encoding YfiR family protein, producing the protein MTRRHEIAPGTQRWFVPVLVLIVALTHWTPASTEASPTASLQDLKAAYVVQFLRYVEWPEKHRAAEGEPLVIGVVGDSTMVDALDRFATETIGGHPVRITNIIVGQDAERCHLLFVNTSKRNVAQRALLSVEGAGTLTVGDTRGFLDSGGMIELRIVDNSVRFEVNLSPSRDAGLNISSKLLRLALHVDNADAAAVN; encoded by the coding sequence GTGACACGGAGGCACGAGATCGCGCCCGGCACCCAGCGCTGGTTTGTTCCGGTGCTGGTGCTGATCGTTGCATTGACGCACTGGACGCCGGCCTCGACGGAGGCCTCGCCGACGGCATCCCTCCAGGACTTGAAAGCGGCCTACGTGGTCCAATTCTTGAGGTATGTCGAGTGGCCCGAGAAGCATCGAGCCGCCGAGGGGGAACCTCTCGTGATCGGCGTGGTCGGCGACTCGACGATGGTTGACGCGCTTGACCGGTTCGCCACCGAGACGATCGGCGGGCATCCGGTGCGAATCACAAACATCATTGTCGGCCAGGACGCGGAACGCTGCCATCTTCTGTTTGTGAATACCTCGAAACGTAACGTGGCACAAAGAGCCCTGCTTTCCGTCGAAGGGGCAGGCACGCTCACGGTCGGCGACACGAGAGGCTTTCTCGACTCCGGCGGCATGATCGAGTTGCGTATCGTTGACAACAGTGTCCGGTTCGAAGTCAACCTATCGCCTTCGAGGGATGCGGGGCTGAACATCAGTTCCAAGCTCTTGCGACTCGCGCTGCATGTCGACAATGCTGACGCCGCGGCGGTGAACTAG
- a CDS encoding response regulator: protein MPKILLVEDNEMNRDMLSRRLLRHGFEVLIAIDGMQGLEMAHSEAPDLILMDMSLPEIDGWEATRRLKADPATQPIPIIALTAHAMVSDKEKAMRAGCNDYDSKPVDLKRLLSKISGQLGVTRAE from the coding sequence ATGCCGAAGATTCTGTTGGTCGAAGACAACGAGATGAACCGCGACATGCTGTCGCGTCGTTTGCTGCGACATGGCTTTGAGGTTCTCATCGCGATCGACGGAATGCAAGGGCTGGAAATGGCGCATTCCGAGGCTCCCGACCTGATTCTGATGGACATGAGCCTTCCCGAGATCGACGGTTGGGAGGCGACACGAAGGCTGAAGGCGGACCCCGCGACCCAGCCGATCCCGATCATCGCGCTGACCGCCCACGCGATGGTCAGCGACAAGGAAAAGGCGATGCGGGCCGGCTGCAACGACTACGACAGCAAGCCGGTGGATCTGAAACGCTTGTTGAGCAAGATATCGGGCCAGCTCGGCGTGACGAGAGCGGAATGA
- a CDS encoding sigma-54 dependent transcriptional regulator: MQESENIRLLIAEDEPRLRSILSRELSQRGFQVTIAEDGTQAVSVLEKQEFDVLLLDVRMPGKDGLEVLAVAREIEPAPEAVMLTGNSTVETAVEAMKRGACDFVTKPCPLDALEQILRSAAEKRVLRRSNDAMKRKLADERNSGLLYASPAMAEVEKMIRRLAPSDGTVLVVGESGTGKEVAAQAIHNASERREAPFVDINCGAIPESLLESELFGHEKGAFTGADAARPGLFEMAHRGTLFLDEIGEIPIGLQVKLLRVLETKTFYRVGGRRRCDADVRVIAATNRDLQQEIEEGRFRNDLFYRINALQLELPPLRDRREDIPLLAKHFAAPKPIAKDVLGLLSKHDWPGNVRELKHVIERALLIGGEPDIVAEDLPAELLAAPLPPAVTVGGGASSAAASVAPPAPAAPRGLKEIEREQILTILEQVRWHRGKAAELLGVSPKTLYRKLRSYGISRSS; this comes from the coding sequence ATGCAGGAGAGCGAGAATATCCGATTACTGATCGCCGAGGACGAGCCCAGGCTGCGCTCGATCCTGTCACGGGAACTGTCCCAACGCGGTTTCCAGGTCACCATCGCGGAAGACGGGACCCAGGCGGTCTCCGTGCTCGAAAAGCAGGAATTCGACGTGCTGCTTCTCGATGTCAGGATGCCCGGCAAGGACGGCCTCGAGGTGCTGGCGGTGGCTCGCGAGATCGAGCCGGCGCCCGAAGCCGTGATGCTGACCGGCAACTCCACGGTGGAAACGGCGGTCGAGGCGATGAAGCGCGGAGCGTGCGATTTCGTGACCAAGCCGTGTCCGCTGGACGCGCTCGAGCAGATCCTCAGGAGCGCCGCGGAGAAGCGTGTACTCCGTCGCTCCAACGACGCGATGAAGAGAAAGCTCGCCGACGAGCGCAACAGCGGGCTGCTCTACGCGTCGCCAGCCATGGCCGAAGTCGAGAAGATGATCCGTCGTCTGGCCCCGAGCGACGGAACCGTGCTGGTCGTCGGGGAGAGCGGGACCGGCAAGGAAGTCGCCGCGCAGGCGATCCATAACGCCAGCGAGCGCCGCGAGGCTCCTTTCGTGGACATCAACTGCGGCGCGATCCCTGAATCGCTCCTGGAAAGCGAACTATTCGGTCACGAAAAGGGCGCGTTCACCGGCGCCGATGCGGCGCGCCCGGGCCTGTTCGAGATGGCCCATCGAGGGACGCTGTTCCTCGATGAGATCGGCGAGATCCCGATCGGGCTGCAGGTGAAGCTGCTGCGGGTGCTAGAGACGAAGACTTTCTACCGCGTAGGCGGTCGGCGACGCTGTGACGCCGACGTGCGTGTGATCGCCGCAACCAACCGAGATCTGCAGCAAGAGATCGAGGAGGGTCGCTTTCGTAACGACCTGTTCTACCGGATCAACGCCCTGCAACTCGAACTGCCTCCGCTGCGGGATCGACGAGAAGACATCCCGTTGCTGGCAAAGCACTTCGCGGCGCCCAAACCGATTGCAAAAGACGTGCTCGGACTGCTGTCGAAGCACGACTGGCCCGGCAACGTGCGGGAACTGAAACATGTGATCGAGCGTGCGTTGCTGATCGGCGGCGAGCCGGACATCGTCGCCGAGGATCTGCCGGCCGAGTTGCTTGCCGCCCCGTTGCCACCCGCCGTGACCGTGGGCGGCGGCGCATCGAGCGCCGCAGCTTCCGTGGCCCCGCCGGCGCCCGCAGCGCCTCGGGGTCTTAAGGAAATCGAGCGAGAGCAGATCCTGACGATTCTGGAACAGGTCCGCTGGCACCGCGGCAAGGCCGCGGAGCTATTGGGCGTCAGCCCGAAGACGCTGTACCGCAAGCTGCGAAGCTACGGGATCTCCCGCAGCTCCTAG
- a CDS encoding response regulator: protein MTETERKTVLIVDDDVDARQLVRRRLQSVYDCVEADNGARAIEAFERHAIDLVIMDVMMPEVSGHDACRELKSRTPDEFLPVILLTALNSQDDRNHGLAAGADDFLSKPVDWRELQFRVRALLKLREQDRTIKAHSESLEKTVADRTASLERQVRFTNQIVDSLPVSLHVIDRDRTVVAWNRSRERGARGLQRERALGQNLYDILPIENRDANEALLDRVFDHGESTEDERETTVNGEKRRYHLRRVPMRLTPDEVTHAITIGEDITEKHRMRHSLRVADKMAAMGRLAAGVAHEVNNPLAIIVACAESLSRTLDTLGVTGDDADMFKEYLLTIKDEAFRAKNISQDLLDFSRVKSDTRKPCELGPIVERALQVMKHHNQFKRVELQCELHDDAPAAEVEEDAIVQVLVALIINALDAMPDGGTLRLASGISGEQSWIEVGDTGGGIAKADLPNIFEPFFTTKPIGRGTGLGLSICYGIVQSHGGRIEVESELDRGTRFKIVLPRAEVPPGDSEIHQANEPTIVRG from the coding sequence ATGACCGAAACCGAACGCAAGACAGTGCTGATCGTCGATGACGACGTCGACGCTCGACAACTCGTCCGGCGCCGCCTGCAATCCGTTTACGATTGCGTCGAGGCGGACAACGGGGCCCGCGCGATCGAGGCGTTCGAACGGCACGCGATCGATCTGGTGATCATGGACGTGATGATGCCCGAGGTCAGCGGCCATGACGCCTGTCGCGAGTTGAAGAGCCGCACCCCGGACGAGTTCCTCCCGGTGATCCTGCTGACCGCGTTGAATAGCCAGGACGACCGCAACCACGGCCTGGCCGCCGGGGCCGACGACTTCCTGTCCAAGCCGGTCGATTGGCGCGAGCTGCAGTTTCGCGTCCGGGCGCTGTTGAAGCTCCGTGAGCAGGACCGCACCATCAAGGCCCACTCGGAGTCTCTCGAGAAGACCGTCGCCGATCGCACCGCTTCGCTGGAGCGTCAGGTGCGCTTTACCAACCAGATCGTCGATTCGCTGCCCGTCAGCCTGCACGTGATCGACCGCGATCGCACGGTCGTGGCCTGGAACCGCAGCCGCGAGAGGGGCGCGCGCGGTCTGCAGCGCGAGCGTGCGCTGGGGCAGAATCTCTACGACATCCTGCCGATCGAGAATCGCGACGCCAACGAGGCCTTGCTCGACCGCGTCTTTGATCACGGCGAGAGCACCGAGGACGAACGCGAGACGACCGTGAACGGTGAGAAGCGACGCTACCACCTACGTCGTGTGCCCATGCGGCTGACGCCCGACGAAGTGACGCACGCGATCACCATCGGTGAAGACATCACCGAGAAGCACCGCATGCGTCACTCGTTGCGCGTCGCGGACAAGATGGCCGCGATGGGCCGGTTAGCCGCCGGTGTGGCTCACGAGGTCAACAACCCGCTGGCCATCATCGTCGCCTGCGCCGAATCGCTGAGCCGAACTCTCGACACGCTCGGCGTGACCGGTGACGACGCCGATATGTTCAAAGAGTACCTCCTGACGATCAAGGACGAGGCGTTCCGCGCCAAGAACATCAGCCAGGATCTGCTCGACTTCAGCAGGGTCAAGTCGGACACCCGTAAGCCGTGTGAACTCGGCCCGATCGTCGAGCGCGCGTTGCAGGTCATGAAACACCACAACCAGTTCAAGCGAGTCGAGTTGCAGTGTGAATTGCACGACGACGCGCCCGCAGCCGAAGTCGAGGAGGACGCCATCGTGCAGGTGCTGGTCGCTTTGATCATCAACGCCCTGGACGCGATGCCGGACGGCGGAACTCTGCGTTTGGCCAGCGGTATCTCCGGGGAGCAATCGTGGATCGAAGTGGGCGATACCGGCGGCGGGATCGCGAAGGCGGATCTGCCCAATATTTTCGAGCCGTTCTTTACGACGAAGCCGATCGGTCGTGGAACCGGCCTGGGATTGTCGATCTGCTACGGCATCGTGCAATCCCACGGCGGCCGGATCGAAGTCGAGTCCGAGTTGGATCGCGGGACCCGTTTCAAGATCGTGCTGCCGCGAGCCGAAGTGCCCCCCGGGGACTCCGAGATCCATCAAGCTAACGAACCTACGATCGTGCGAGGGTAG